The DNA sequence CATCGGTTGTTTTTCTGATTATCTATATTCATATGTTTACTGGTATCTACTATGGCTCCTACAAAAGAGGAAGAGAGATTATTTGGCTTTCAGGAATGCTTCTTTTTGTACTTTTCTCCGCAGAAGCCTTTTCAGGTTATATGCTTCCATGGGGACAGATGAGTTACTGGGCAGGTATGGTTATTACTAACCTCTTCTCTGGTGGATCATTGCATGCAAATGCTTTGGTAGAATGGATTAGAGGAGACTATGTTCCTGGACAAGCATTCTTGAGTAGGTTTTTTATGTTACATGTGTTATTGGTGCCATTGGCAATTATAGGTGTGATTGTATTGCATTTTGGTGCACTGAGAATCCCTCATGTAAATAATCAAGATGGTGAAATATTTGATTTCGATGAGTCGGCTGAGCTTTACAAGGCAGGTAAAATCAAAGAGTCCAAAGTTATTCCATTCAAACCAGTATTTTTAAGTAAAGATATTTTTGTAATAGGTGTCTATTTTATACTCTTCTTCTATTTGGTATTTTATCATTTTGAGTTTGCAATGGATCCAGTTAACTTTGATCCAGCAGATTCACTAAAGACACCGACACACATTTACCCTGAGTGGTATTTCCTGTGGAGCTATGAAGTGCTTAGACCATTTTCAACAGATACAGGCCTTGTTGCATTTGGATTTGCGCAGGTGATTTTCTTTCTTCTTCCATTCCTTGATAGAAGTCCCAATGTGGCACCTGCAAGTAGACGGGGACTTTTTAAGTACTGGTTTTGGGCACTTTTAATTGATATGATTATGTTGACCTTTATGGGAAAATTGCCTCCAGAAGGCATATGGAGCACAATTGGTTTTGTTGCGGCATCAATTTTCATTGCCTTATGGGTTGCATTTCCTATCATTACGGCAACAGAAAAGAAATTATAAGGAGTAAAAGTCATGAAAGAATTAAAAATACTAGGAGTTGTAATTGTCTTTACTCTTACCCTTTATTGGGGTGTGGAACCATTTGCGCACTCTCAAATGCATAAGCATGTAGAGGGGAATGGATTTACATATAGTGACTTCAAGCCAGTACCAAAAGGTAACGTACAAAAAGGCGAAACACTTGCTGCTTCTTGTGCAGGGTGTCATTCAATCAAAGTGAAGAATATACCTGCACCAATGGATCCAGTGATGTCTGCACAGGCATATGGTGTCAATCCTCCTGACTTGAGTCTTGCAGGAAAAGTGTTAGATGAGAAATTCTTTACACATTTTCTTCTTAATCCTGAAAAAGTAACAAAAGATAGACACTTTACAATGCCTCCAAGTGCTGATAATATTCAGGATGCGGCTGATATTGTAGCCTATTTTAAGTCTATTGCGCCCAAAGAGTCAACACCTAAAGAGGTATATGAGTTTGCTTGTGGAAGATGTCATGCTAACCGTTATGGTAAGTGGACACAGATTGGTGATGTTCCCAAGACTAAGTCTAATATTAAAACAGGTGTAGACCTTGCCGCACTTGACTTTGAAAAGAAATTAGGTGAGTATCAGAATAAACTGGCTGATCATATGGGTAAATTGCCACCAGATCTCTCTATTATCATTAGAGCAAGAAGTAAGCATTTCCTTGAGACA is a window from the Sulfurovum sp. genome containing:
- a CDS encoding cytochrome bc complex cytochrome b subunit encodes the protein MAHFDENVRPFSNEWLNERLAIDKLKCVLSTEYWIPKNINFLWAMGMVLAATFALLLISGIFLLMYYQPTTELAFDSVNYTIMSEVQYGWLWRHIHGVGASVVFLIIYIHMFTGIYYGSYKRGREIIWLSGMLLFVLFSAEAFSGYMLPWGQMSYWAGMVITNLFSGGSLHANALVEWIRGDYVPGQAFLSRFFMLHVLLVPLAIIGVIVLHFGALRIPHVNNQDGEIFDFDESAELYKAGKIKESKVIPFKPVFLSKDIFVIGVYFILFFYLVFYHFEFAMDPVNFDPADSLKTPTHIYPEWYFLWSYEVLRPFSTDTGLVAFGFAQVIFFLLPFLDRSPNVAPASRRGLFKYWFWALLIDMIMLTFMGKLPPEGIWSTIGFVAASIFIALWVAFPIITATEKKL
- a CDS encoding c-type cytochrome encodes the protein MKELKILGVVIVFTLTLYWGVEPFAHSQMHKHVEGNGFTYSDFKPVPKGNVQKGETLAASCAGCHSIKVKNIPAPMDPVMSAQAYGVNPPDLSLAGKVLDEKFFTHFLLNPEKVTKDRHFTMPPSADNIQDAADIVAYFKSIAPKESTPKEVYEFACGRCHANRYGKWTQIGDVPKTKSNIKTGVDLAALDFEKKLGEYQNKLADHMGKLPPDLSIIIRARSKHFLETFIEDPQLQLPGTIMPKLGLKKEAVEEVFAYLEETGDPSKPKREALGSWVLLFFFAFTVLAYLWKKSMWRDCH